One genomic segment of Rhizobium viscosum includes these proteins:
- a CDS encoding LysR substrate-binding domain-containing protein — translation MRRITFDLDVLRTFATGMDLGNFARAADRLGRSTSAVSAQLKKLEEQAGTPIFRKSGRGLALTEAGETMLAYARRLLDLNDEAVTAVQSVELEGWVRLGLQEDFGENLLPEVLGRFARAHPKVRIEARVVRNAELLERVTTGKLDLALAWSSGTLTAHCEHIADVPMRWIGPANGLPAWAAGSGEPMPLASLEAPCLLRNAATKVLDEAGISWRLSFVSPSLGGLWAATAAGLGITVRTPIGLPAKVRTLAPGEAGLPKLPKLGLVLHRAEAEPDAATARLAELVLQSVHDAVRDVSVPSDQEKGLRRVG, via the coding sequence ATGAGACGGATTACATTCGACCTCGATGTGCTGAGGACATTCGCGACCGGCATGGATCTCGGCAATTTCGCCAGGGCGGCGGATCGTCTGGGGCGCTCGACCTCGGCGGTCAGCGCACAGCTCAAGAAGCTGGAGGAGCAGGCTGGTACGCCGATTTTCCGCAAATCCGGGCGCGGGTTGGCGTTGACGGAAGCCGGAGAGACGATGCTTGCCTACGCCCGGCGATTGCTCGATCTGAACGACGAGGCGGTCACTGCAGTGCAGAGTGTCGAGTTGGAAGGCTGGGTGCGGCTCGGCCTGCAGGAGGACTTCGGCGAGAACTTGCTGCCTGAAGTGCTCGGACGCTTCGCACGAGCGCATCCGAAGGTGCGGATCGAAGCGCGTGTGGTGCGCAATGCCGAGCTTCTGGAACGGGTGACGACAGGCAAGCTCGATCTTGCGCTCGCCTGGAGCTCCGGCACTTTGACCGCGCATTGCGAGCATATTGCCGACGTGCCGATGCGCTGGATCGGCCCGGCGAATGGCTTGCCAGCATGGGCGGCTGGAAGCGGCGAGCCGATGCCACTTGCCTCGCTCGAAGCGCCCTGCCTGCTGAGGAACGCCGCGACGAAGGTGCTGGACGAGGCCGGCATCTCCTGGCGCCTGTCCTTTGTCAGCCCGAGCCTCGGTGGCCTCTGGGCGGCGACTGCCGCGGGATTAGGCATTACGGTGCGCACGCCCATCGGGCTGCCCGCCAAGGTGCGGACGCTGGCGCCCGGCGAAGCGGGCCTGCCGAAACTGCCGAAACTGGGGTTGGTTCTGCACCGCGCGGAGGCGGAGCCGGATGCTGCAACGGCTCGATTGGCGGAGTTGGTGCTACAATCCGTGCACGACGCAGTACGGGATGTTTCCGTACCCTCCGATCAGGAGAAGGGATTGAGGCGGGTCGGGTGA
- a CDS encoding phytanoyl-CoA dioxygenase family protein translates to MTSTDYPPALSAAQIEQFIEDGFVRIDAAFPRDVAEEARAIMWRDISFDPDDPKTWVRPVVRLAGYGGGPFETAVNMPMLHSAFDQLVGKGRWEPRDGLGSFPVRFPHPDDPGDAGWHVDLSFPGEDGNPGEQRDFSAWRVNINSRGRALLMLFLFSDVGEEDAPTRIRVGSHKDIARLLEPAGEAGMAHLWLEHVGEDRPLALATGKAGTVYLCHPFLIHAAQMHRGKEPRFMAQPGLAPSDPLKLTRDDGAYSPVEIAIRRALQEG, encoded by the coding sequence ATGACATCCACCGATTACCCGCCGGCGCTCAGCGCGGCGCAGATCGAGCAATTCATCGAGGACGGCTTCGTACGCATCGATGCTGCTTTTCCCCGTGACGTGGCCGAGGAAGCCCGCGCCATCATGTGGCGGGATATTTCCTTCGATCCCGATGATCCGAAAACCTGGGTGCGGCCGGTCGTCCGGCTTGCCGGCTATGGCGGCGGTCCGTTCGAGACGGCGGTCAACATGCCCATGCTGCATTCGGCTTTCGATCAGCTCGTGGGCAAGGGACGCTGGGAGCCGCGTGACGGTCTTGGCAGTTTCCCGGTCCGCTTTCCACATCCGGACGATCCCGGCGATGCCGGCTGGCATGTGGACCTGAGCTTTCCGGGAGAGGATGGAAACCCGGGCGAGCAGCGGGATTTTTCCGCCTGGCGGGTGAATATCAACTCGCGCGGACGGGCGCTCCTGATGCTCTTCCTGTTCTCGGATGTCGGCGAAGAAGACGCGCCGACGCGTATCCGGGTCGGGTCGCACAAGGACATCGCAAGGCTGCTGGAGCCGGCCGGTGAGGCCGGCATGGCGCATCTGTGGCTGGAGCATGTCGGCGAGGACAGGCCGCTTGCTCTCGCGACAGGGAAGGCGGGCACGGTCTATCTGTGCCATCCGTTCCTCATCCATGCAGCACAGATGCATCGCGGCAAGGAACCGCGCTTCATGGCGCAGCCGGGACTTGCTCCATCGGACCCGCTGAAGCTCACGCGTGATGATGGCGCCTACTCGCCTGTCGAAATCGCCATCCGCAGGGCGCTTCAGGAGGGATAA
- a CDS encoding GlxA family transcriptional regulator, with protein MQQIGFLLFPGFQIMSLAAASAFEFTNLEIGEKVYDIHYLSETGGPIANSLGMIVETEAFGDPAFDTLIVTGAPDIKLPNEAEANFIRAALPATRRLASICTGAFLLADAGVLDGRRATTHWYLARELQSRYPEIRMEEDRIYIIDGSVWTSAGMTAGVDLALAMVEKDHGLEIARAVARKLVVYHRRAGGQSQFSTLLELEPKSDRIQKALAHARSNLKSTLSVEDLAEAAHLSPRQFSRAFRAETGQSPAKAVENLRLEAARLMMEQGRHPIDTVARETGFADRERMRRAFLRAFGQPPQAIRRAAQQELQA; from the coding sequence ATGCAGCAAATCGGTTTCCTGCTCTTTCCCGGCTTTCAGATCATGAGCCTCGCTGCCGCCTCGGCCTTCGAATTCACCAATCTCGAGATCGGCGAAAAGGTCTACGACATCCATTATCTCTCGGAGACCGGCGGCCCCATCGCCAATTCTCTCGGCATGATCGTCGAGACAGAAGCTTTCGGCGATCCCGCTTTCGACACGCTGATCGTTACGGGTGCGCCCGACATCAAGCTGCCTAACGAAGCGGAGGCAAACTTCATCCGCGCCGCACTTCCAGCAACACGTCGCCTTGCATCCATCTGTACCGGCGCTTTCCTGCTTGCCGATGCCGGTGTTCTTGATGGCCGTCGCGCCACCACCCACTGGTATCTCGCCCGCGAACTGCAAAGCCGCTATCCCGAGATCAGGATGGAAGAGGACCGCATCTACATCATCGATGGTTCCGTCTGGACCTCGGCAGGCATGACGGCTGGTGTCGATCTGGCGCTGGCGATGGTTGAGAAGGATCATGGGTTGGAGATTGCTCGAGCTGTTGCCCGCAAGCTCGTCGTCTATCATCGCCGCGCCGGCGGCCAGTCGCAGTTTTCCACGCTTCTGGAACTGGAGCCGAAATCCGACCGCATCCAGAAGGCACTCGCCCATGCGCGCAGCAATCTGAAATCCACGCTCTCGGTGGAGGACTTGGCCGAGGCAGCACATCTCAGCCCCCGCCAGTTCAGCCGTGCCTTCCGCGCCGAAACAGGTCAGTCCCCCGCCAAAGCCGTCGAGAACCTGCGGCTGGAGGCGGCCCGCCTGATGATGGAGCAGGGCCGCCATCCGATCGATACGGTCGCTCGCGAAACCGGCTTTGCCGATCGAGAGCGCATGCGCCGTGCCTTCCTGCGCGCTTTCGGCCAGCCGCCGCAGGCGATCCGCCGGGCCGCGCAGCAGGAACTGCAGGCGTGA
- a CDS encoding SDR family NAD(P)-dependent oxidoreductase has product MAQEHKGTALVTGASSGIGAIYAHRLAKQGYNLILVARNGDRLKALASRLSDETGRTVETLSADLGKKDDLAKVEKVLKEDQSITMLVNNAGFGGTAPLLGSDVDRMQEMIELNVTALTRLTYASVPGLVARGGGTIINIASIVAIAPEVLNGVYGGSKAFVLAFSQSLKHELADKNIRVQVVLPGATATEFWGIAGTPVEHLPGEIVMSAENMVDASLAGLAEGEFVTIPALEDASLLAAYEKARQALMPNLSRSAPAARYKIA; this is encoded by the coding sequence ATGGCACAAGAACATAAGGGTACGGCGCTGGTCACGGGCGCCTCTTCGGGCATTGGCGCGATCTATGCCCACCGGCTGGCGAAGCAGGGCTACAATCTCATCCTCGTCGCCCGCAACGGTGATCGGCTGAAGGCGCTGGCAAGCCGGCTGAGCGATGAAACGGGCCGCACCGTCGAGACGCTGTCTGCCGATCTCGGCAAGAAGGACGATCTCGCCAAAGTTGAGAAGGTACTGAAGGAAGATCAGAGCATCACCATGCTCGTCAACAATGCCGGCTTCGGCGGCACGGCGCCACTGCTTGGCTCCGACGTCGACAGGATGCAGGAAATGATCGAGCTCAACGTGACGGCATTGACGCGGCTGACCTATGCGTCGGTCCCTGGCCTCGTTGCCCGTGGTGGCGGCACAATCATCAATATCGCCTCGATCGTCGCAATCGCGCCCGAGGTCCTGAACGGTGTCTATGGCGGCAGCAAAGCCTTCGTGCTCGCCTTCAGCCAGTCGCTGAAGCACGAGCTTGCCGACAAGAACATCCGTGTCCAGGTCGTGCTGCCGGGCGCCACGGCCACCGAATTCTGGGGGATTGCCGGCACGCCGGTCGAGCATCTGCCAGGCGAAATCGTCATGTCGGCGGAAAACATGGTCGATGCCTCGCTGGCAGGTCTTGCCGAGGGAGAATTTGTGACGATCCCGGCGCTCGAAGATGCCAGCCTGCTTGCTGCCTATGAAAAGGCCCGCCAGGCGCTGATGCCGAACCTGTCGCGTTCGGCTCCGGCTGCACGCTACAAGATCGCCTGA
- a CDS encoding alpha/beta hydrolase family protein: MIHLIILLLSACLLAANTPAHTADTIGLSFFSVPVPGRGGVMDITLWYPATAGGTPVLVGDSPLFKGEAAQQGAPAATGSHPLILLSHGGLKSGPFIGAWMASRLASKGFVVAMMRQPDPQTMTSEESIHEIWLRPADLSAALTAIEKDSTLPAKIDRNRIGVLGFLIGGTSALSLAGGNLDPESFARSCNPDGTGVDCAEFASAGIDLRSIDRQKLSRTHLDTRVKAAVVIDPEFGANFAPDSLKHISIPVRLINLGTPETLWPGLRASGLQDVIPNARYDLLTGASQYSAFSECKPAGTVILREEGEEPLCDDAEGTNRSSIHDRLAEMVAAAFRTDLPQ, encoded by the coding sequence ATGATACATCTTATCATCCTGCTGCTGTCGGCCTGCCTTCTTGCCGCCAACACTCCGGCACATACGGCTGACACTATCGGCCTTTCCTTTTTCTCGGTCCCTGTGCCCGGACGCGGCGGCGTCATGGACATCACGCTCTGGTATCCGGCGACGGCGGGTGGAACGCCTGTCCTGGTCGGTGACAGTCCGCTTTTCAAAGGCGAGGCCGCGCAACAGGGCGCACCTGCCGCCACCGGCAGCCATCCCTTGATCCTGCTTTCCCATGGCGGTCTGAAATCCGGTCCGTTCATCGGCGCCTGGATGGCATCGCGCCTGGCTTCGAAAGGCTTCGTAGTGGCGATGATGCGCCAGCCGGATCCGCAGACGATGACGAGCGAGGAGAGCATTCATGAAATTTGGCTCCGGCCCGCCGATCTCTCCGCCGCCCTGACCGCGATCGAGAAGGACAGCACGCTACCTGCAAAGATAGACCGAAACCGTATCGGCGTGCTGGGCTTCCTCATCGGCGGAACATCTGCACTTTCGCTCGCAGGCGGCAACCTGGATCCGGAAAGCTTTGCACGCTCCTGCAATCCCGACGGCACCGGCGTCGACTGCGCCGAGTTCGCCAGCGCCGGCATCGATCTCCGTTCCATCGACAGGCAGAAGCTCAGCCGCACTCATCTCGACACGCGGGTGAAGGCGGCTGTTGTCATCGATCCTGAATTCGGCGCCAATTTCGCACCTGACAGCCTCAAGCACATATCGATCCCGGTGCGACTGATCAATCTCGGCACACCGGAAACCCTCTGGCCCGGCCTGCGCGCATCAGGCCTGCAAGACGTAATACCCAATGCGCGCTACGATCTATTGACCGGGGCTTCGCAATACAGCGCCTTCAGCGAGTGCAAGCCGGCTGGCACCGTGATCCTTCGCGAGGAAGGTGAAGAGCCTCTCTGCGACGACGCCGAGGGAACGAACCGGTCTTCTATTCACGATCGCCTGGCAGAGATGGTCGCAGCAGCCTTCCGCACGGATCTCCCCCAATAG
- a CDS encoding threonine ammonia-lyase, whose amino-acid sequence MASIEMIVAARARLRGHARRTPLLSSPFLDEIAGRRLLVKAECLQHSGSFKFRGGWSAVSGIDPELRKKGVIAFSSGNHAQGVALAALMHGIPSVIIMPSDAPKLKIANTRAFGAEVVLYDRANEDRDEIGAKLSAERGLTLIKPFDEPLVIAGQGTTGLEIAEQAEEEGVKNAEVLVPCGGGGLSSGIALALEASAPGFRVRPCEPENFDDTTRSLASGKIERNASLTGSICDAIVTPQPGNITFPILKRLAGQGVVVTDDEALRAVALAFSRLKIVVEPGGAVALAAALFHGDQLDSDTAIVVTSGGNIDADVFTTALERFG is encoded by the coding sequence ATGGCTTCCATTGAAATGATCGTTGCCGCCCGGGCTCGCCTGCGCGGTCATGCGCGGCGCACGCCGCTTCTCTCCTCCCCCTTTCTCGATGAAATCGCCGGCCGGCGGCTGCTCGTGAAGGCCGAATGCCTGCAGCATTCCGGCTCCTTCAAATTCCGCGGCGGCTGGTCTGCCGTCTCGGGTATCGATCCGGAACTGCGCAAAAAAGGCGTCATCGCCTTCTCCTCCGGCAACCATGCACAAGGTGTCGCCCTTGCCGCGCTCATGCACGGCATCCCCTCCGTCATCATCATGCCGAGCGACGCTCCGAAGCTGAAGATCGCCAATACGCGCGCCTTCGGCGCCGAAGTGGTGCTCTACGACCGCGCCAATGAAGACCGGGATGAGATCGGCGCGAAGCTTTCGGCCGAACGCGGGTTGACGCTCATCAAGCCCTTCGATGAGCCTCTGGTCATTGCGGGCCAGGGCACCACCGGGCTGGAAATCGCCGAACAGGCAGAAGAGGAAGGCGTCAAGAATGCCGAAGTCCTCGTTCCCTGCGGCGGCGGCGGCCTGAGTTCGGGCATCGCCCTGGCACTGGAAGCAAGCGCACCGGGTTTTCGCGTCCGTCCCTGCGAGCCGGAAAACTTCGACGACACGACGCGCTCGCTTGCCTCGGGCAAGATCGAGCGCAATGCTTCACTCACGGGCTCGATCTGCGATGCGATCGTCACGCCGCAACCGGGCAACATCACCTTCCCGATCCTGAAACGCCTGGCGGGACAGGGCGTTGTCGTCACCGACGATGAAGCACTGCGCGCTGTCGCACTTGCCTTCAGCCGCCTCAAGATAGTCGTCGAGCCAGGCGGGGCCGTTGCCCTTGCCGCTGCACTCTTCCATGGCGACCAGTTGGACAGCGATACGGCTATCGTTGTCACCTCAGGCGGCAACATCGACGCCGACGTGTTTACGACTGCGCTGGAGCGCTTCGGCTAA
- a CDS encoding AraC family transcriptional regulator: MIFVPLPFVVALLLAIVLIRMLRQGDGSLAEKRPFLLLIGFYVLQSVVIGIRWGYDVIAIMPIQSLIATTIAALAWVCFKGLAMEEQPTLFRFWPHLLPTASIVVLIALYPEPISLAIILIFLGYGAALLWLARHGPDALVTSRLDGAVLSYRSLQITGFALIASAVTDVIISFDFTKTGGTHAGAIVALGNVIALLILGTAASVASGGSSMEATSEEPPPPPATEEDGAVAAALDTLMRARQLYRDPDLNLTRIARKMNLPARRVSTAVNRIHGMSVSQYVNDFRIRAACEQLVGTDHPITQVMFDSGFISKSNFNREFARMNGENPTQFRKRRVPRESGGAASNVIFMSP; the protein is encoded by the coding sequence ATGATCTTCGTTCCCCTGCCCTTCGTCGTGGCTCTGCTGCTTGCCATCGTGCTCATCCGCATGCTGCGGCAGGGAGACGGATCGCTCGCCGAAAAGCGGCCTTTCCTGCTGCTGATCGGATTCTACGTCCTCCAATCCGTGGTGATCGGCATCCGCTGGGGTTACGACGTCATTGCGATCATGCCGATTCAGTCGTTGATCGCGACAACGATCGCGGCCCTCGCCTGGGTCTGCTTCAAGGGGCTTGCCATGGAAGAGCAACCCACCCTTTTCCGTTTCTGGCCGCACCTTTTGCCGACGGCCTCAATCGTCGTCTTGATCGCGCTGTATCCAGAGCCGATCAGTCTCGCCATTATCCTGATCTTCCTTGGTTATGGTGCAGCGCTGCTCTGGCTTGCCCGGCATGGTCCAGATGCGCTCGTCACCTCCCGCCTTGACGGTGCAGTGCTGTCCTATCGTTCGCTGCAGATCACGGGCTTTGCCCTCATCGCCTCCGCCGTCACCGACGTCATCATCAGCTTCGATTTCACCAAGACCGGCGGCACTCATGCAGGCGCCATCGTCGCACTCGGCAATGTCATTGCGCTGCTGATCCTGGGCACCGCCGCTTCGGTAGCGAGTGGCGGCAGCAGCATGGAAGCGACATCTGAGGAGCCACCGCCGCCGCCGGCAACGGAAGAAGACGGGGCCGTCGCTGCTGCCCTCGATACGCTGATGCGCGCCCGCCAACTCTATCGGGATCCCGATCTCAATCTCACCCGCATTGCCCGCAAGATGAATCTCCCGGCCCGGCGCGTCTCCACCGCTGTCAACCGCATCCACGGCATGAGCGTCTCGCAATATGTGAATGACTTCCGCATCCGCGCCGCCTGCGAGCAGCTGGTCGGCACCGATCATCCGATAACGCAGGTGATGTTCGACTCCGGTTTCATCAGCAAGTCCAATTTCAATCGCGAATTCGCGCGCATGAACGGCGAAAACCCCACACAGTTCAGAAAACGGCGTGTCCCGCGGGAATCGGGTGGCGCGGCGTCCAATGTCATATTCATGTCACCGTGA